A region of Melitaea cinxia chromosome 15, ilMelCinx1.1, whole genome shotgun sequence DNA encodes the following proteins:
- the LOC123660259 gene encoding probable serine/threonine-protein kinase clkA yields MTRFARAKGSKASNLKSPEDSTPWEVMKEQLIRAKNETEESKKREEAEQQRIENYNNFLKEHKVQKRKATWCDFPESKSNGSKPKDGNIKKKAKKNKPSHTEIIESNSNNLENNESEVPKKKKKQNKINTSLQEHHTQDGGKKNNPSSHTNMSESNSPVDNESEVPKKKKKKQNESDSTLQEDHKQNGLSPSEEQPMSKNEKKKKKQKTFTDANVSNEKTNFNEKLVQNVANGGSKKKNKNKKNKKFSSESKIDKTSIDTGVNKSNQQTQGVNKVKNKHLKNGAPKRRKPINDKSFQLIINSKEVDLVRFDGFPIMKKDAERLEELKKNMIKKGIPKSEIQRTMKLERRRAEKALARLKRDVCYNCRKGGHNLSDCPDLKSNIPNVDSAEGVCFKCGSTEHRQFECKVQNDKEFRFATCFICKEPGHIARQCPDNPKGLYPNGGCCKICGDVTHLRKDCPTVKYKKEETSIKLQTLNDDNIEDLGYQPNKQQVSQQMSKKPKKIKF; encoded by the exons ATGACAAGATTCGCAAGAGCAAAAGGTTCCAAAGCTTCTAACCTAAAATCTCCCGAAGACAGTACACCATGGGAAGTGATGAAAGAACAATTGATTAGGGCTAAAAATGAAACTGAAGAAAGCAAGAAACGAGAAgag gcAGAACAACAAAGgatagaaaattataataactttcTCAAGGAACATAAGGTTCAAAAAAGAAAAGCGACTTGGTGTGACTTTCCAGAATCTAAGAGTAATGGGTCAAAACCAAAAGAtggaaacattaaaaaaaaagcaaagaaaaataaaccttcACATACTGAAATAATTGAATCCAACTCTAATAATCTCGAGAATAATGAAAGTGAAGTgccaaaaaagaaaaagaaacaaaataaaattaatacttctTTACAAGAACATCATACACAAGATGGTGGTAAGAAAAATAATCCTTCATCACATACCAACATGAGTGAATCTAATTCTCCTGTTGATAATGAAAGTGAAGTgccaaaaaagaaaaagaaaaaacaaaatgaaagtgACAGTACTTTACAAGAAGATCATAAACAAAATGGCCTTTCACCTTCTGAAGAACAACCAATGTCCAAAAAtgaaaagaagaagaaaaaacaaaaaacattcaCAGATGCCAATGTTTCTAATGAAAAAACTAACTTTAATGAAAAGCTAGTGCAAAATGTTGCAAATGGAGGAtccaaaaagaaaaacaaaaacaaaaagaataaaaaattttcTTCTGAATCGAAAATAGATAAAACTTCAATTGATACCGGggtaaataaatcaaatcaacAAACACAAGGAGttaataaagtgaaaaataagCATTTGAAAAATGGGGCACCGAAAAGGAGAAAACCTATAAATGACAAGAGTTTCCAACTGATCATTAACAGTAAAGAGGTTGATTTGGTAAGATTTGATGGTTTTCCAATCATGAAGAAAGACGCAGAGAGACTTgaagaattaaaaaagaatatgataaaaaaaggCATACCTAAAAGTGAAATACAAAGGACTATGAAACTAGAAAGACGGAGGGCTGAAAAAGCATTAGCAAGACTCAAGAGGGATGTCTGCTATAATTGTAGAAAAGGTGGTCATAACCTCTCAGATTGTCCCGATCTTAAGTCTAACATACCAAATGTGGATTCAGCAGAAGGTGTCTGCTTCAAATGTGGTTCCACCGAGCACAGACAGTTTGAGTGTAAAGTACAAAATGACAAGGAATTCAGATTTGCGACATGCTTTATTTGCAAGGAACCT GGGCACATAGCACGCCAATGTCCAGATAATCCCAAAGGTCTTTATCCAAATGGTGGATGTTGTAAAATATGTGGGGATGTAACACACTTGAGGAAAGATTGTCCAACG gtaaaatataaaaaagaagagACGTCAATAAAATTACAGACTCTTAATGATGACAATATTGAGGATTTAGGTTATCAACCGAATAAACAACAAGTATCTCAACAAATGTCTAAGAAACCTAAAAAGATTAagttttaa
- the LOC123660296 gene encoding histone H2A.v1-like isoform X2, translating into MGRKNKNESKSGNKDTDKPKEQVIQNKIKKEKLKKDKVPNNEPKNSKKIIFDDDGAPSSPANVDNKTQFKNSTNQKDNETSRKKDNSNNTNKKIIFGDDDNDPQDRVHKTVANSSKKKNQSNEEEPKDEDIDKFCDEIDEEDNKQFNIWVELLEAKLSSNKKNK; encoded by the coding sequence ATGggcagaaaaaataaaaatgaatcaaaaaGCGGGAATAAAGACACCGACAAACCAAAAGAGCAAGTAATCCAgaacaaaataaagaaagaaaaattgaaaaaggATAAAGTGCCTAATAATGAGcccaaaaattcaaaaaaaataatttttgatgatGATGGAGCACCATCGTCACCAGCAAATGTAgataataaaacacaatttaaaaatagtactaATCAAAAAGACAATGAAACTTCACGAAAAAAAGATAAcagtaataatacaaacaagaaaattatattCGGAGACGATGATAACGACCCGCAGGATCGTGTACATAAAACTGTAGCCAACagtagtaagaaaaaaaatcaaagtaatGAAGAGGAACCAAAAGATGAAGATATAGATAAATTTTGTGATGAAATAGATGAAGAAGATAATAAACAGTTTAACATTTGGGTTGAATTGTTAGAAGCAAAACTAAGTtctaataaaaagaataaataa
- the LOC123660296 gene encoding putative uncharacterized protein DDB_G0274405 isoform X1, with amino-acid sequence MTLFCDKMGRKNKNESKSGNKDTDKPKEQVIQNKIKKEKLKKDKVPNNEPKNSKKIIFDDDGAPSSPANVDNKTQFKNSTNQKDNETSRKKDNSNNTNKKIIFGDDDNDPQDRVHKTVANSSKKKNQSNEEEPKDEDIDKFCDEIDEEDNKQFNIWVELLEAKLSSNKKNK; translated from the exons ATGACATTGTTTTGCGA CAAAATGggcagaaaaaataaaaatgaatcaaaaaGCGGGAATAAAGACACCGACAAACCAAAAGAGCAAGTAATCCAgaacaaaataaagaaagaaaaattgaaaaaggATAAAGTGCCTAATAATGAGcccaaaaattcaaaaaaaataatttttgatgatGATGGAGCACCATCGTCACCAGCAAATGTAgataataaaacacaatttaaaaatagtactaATCAAAAAGACAATGAAACTTCACGAAAAAAAGATAAcagtaataatacaaacaagaaaattatattCGGAGACGATGATAACGACCCGCAGGATCGTGTACATAAAACTGTAGCCAACagtagtaagaaaaaaaatcaaagtaatGAAGAGGAACCAAAAGATGAAGATATAGATAAATTTTGTGATGAAATAGATGAAGAAGATAATAAACAGTTTAACATTTGGGTTGAATTGTTAGAAGCAAAACTAAGTtctaataaaaagaataaataa
- the LOC123660294 gene encoding sedoheptulokinase-like, with protein MSEKKYILGMDIGTTSVKVCVYNPLTNEIVAKQNKDTAANIPSDQGIEDNKQDVPKIVSAVHYCVSRLPRDVLRHVKKIGVCGQMHGVVLWKNRAWEKVEKDGIVIRYEGVREQMSALYTWQDTRCKPEFLETLPKPDSHLQCYSGYGCATLLWMLKYKPGKLKNFTCSATVQDFVVAMLCDLDYPITSDQNAASWGYFNTERNEWNTDILKSIDFPVNLLPKVMKSGEIAGTLSSSWNGIPEGTPVGAAMGDLQCSILATLENKQDAVLNISTSAQLAIVADSISDLGCKTIEHLPYFNNTYLAVAASLNGGNALATFVKMLQQWMLELGFPIPQSKVWEKLIALGLDAPEGTNMKISPLLLGERHAPTTKASVENIDLSNIQLGHVFRSLCDSLIDNIHNMMPKEILLNANIKRIVGNGSGLSRNAVLQRAVEHYYSLPLEFTSGGDAAKGAAKAVVKATNCF; from the exons ATGTCTgagaaaaagtatattttaggAATGGATATTGGCACTACTTCAGTTAAAGTATGTGTCTACAATCCCCTTACTAATGAAATTGTGGCTAAACAGAATAAGGATACTGCAGCAAATATTCCCAGTGATCAAGGAATAGAAGACAACAAGCAGGATGTTCCAAAAATAGTATCTGCAGTACACTACTGTGTATCACGACTACCTCGAGATGTTTTACGGCACGTCAAGAAAATTGGAGTTTGCGGTCAAATGCACGGCGTTGTTTTATGGAAAAATAG agCATGGGAAAAAGTAGAAAAAGATGGTATTGTTATTCGCTATGAAGGCGTCAGAGAACAAATGTCAGCATTGTATACTTGGCAAGATACAAGATGCAAGCCAGAATTTTTAGAAACATTACCAAAGCCCGACTCACATTTACAATGTTACTCTGGTTATGGGTGTGCTACTCTCTTATGGATGCTTAAATATAAACCAggaaaattaaagaattttacTTGTTCTGCAACTGTACAAGATTTTGTAGTAGCTATGCTCTGCGATCTAGACTATCCAATAACATCAGACCAAAATGCAGCTAGCTGGGGCTATTTCAACACAGAGAGAAATGAATGGAATACTGATATATTGAAATCAATTGATTTTCCAGTAAACTTATTACCAAAAGTTATGAAGAGTGGGGAAATTGCAGGAACATTAAGTAGTTCTTGGAATGGAATCCCTGAAGGCACTCCAGTAGGTGCAGCCATGGGAGATCTCCAGTGTTCTATACTCGCCACTCTTGAGAATAAGCAAGATGCTGTGTTAAATATATCTACTTCAGCTCAACTTGCTATAGTAGCTGACAGCATTAGTGATTTAGGTTGTAAAACTATTGAACATCTGCCATATTTTAACAACACTTATTTAGCTGTTGCTGCATCACTTAATGGAGGGAATGCATTGGCTACATTTGTAAAAATGCTGCAACAATGGATGCTTGAATTAGGATTTCCAATACCTCAGTCGAAGGTGTGGGAAAAACTTATAGCTCTTGGATTAGATGCACCTGAAGGCACAAACATGAAAATAAGCCCATTATTATTGGGTGAAAGGCATGCACCTACAACAAAAGCTTCTGTGGAAAATATCGATCTTTCAAATATACAGTTGGGTCATGTGTTTAGATCTTTGTGTGATAGTTTAATAGATAATATACACAATATGATgccaaaagaaattttattaaatgcaaaCATAAAAAGAATAGTCGGGAATGGTTCTGGTCTATCCAGGAATGCTGTATTGCAGAGAGCCGTCGAACATTATTACAGCTTGCCATTAGAATTTACATCTGGCGGAGATGCAGCAAAGGGGGCAGCTAAGGCTGTTGTAAAAGCTACAAACTGTTTTTAA
- the LOC123660725 gene encoding ubiA prenyltransferase domain-containing protein 1 homolog, protein MENIKKADDVDNPTADGNLLQQPKLKTTVTSNPLMKVRTYVLALRPWSLSGSLLPTLLGAALAYRLPGESGFSWVTLLLTLCTIIPVHGAGNVVNTYFDFVKGIDNRKSDDRTLVDHILSIDEVVSLGAILYMAGCVFFVLLVIMSPARMEHLALVYFGGLSSSFLYTGGIGLKYIALGDIIVLVIFGPVSVVFAFLAQTGRVDWPIFYYAIPLALNTEAILHSNNTRDLEADSKAEIVTLAILIGRTASHLLYAFLLFTPYIMFVVASVRCSLWFLLPMLTLPRAFEIERRFRCPESMQYVPRQTARLNFYFGMLYMISCLFANKLPFLLR, encoded by the coding sequence ATGGAAAATATCAAAAAGGCTGATGATGTGGATAATCCGACTGCAGATGGAAATCTATTGCAACAACCAAAACTTAAAACTACCGTAACAAGTAACCCACTAATGAAAGTACGTACTTACGTGTTGGCACTTCGGCCGTGGTCACTCAGTGGAAGCTTATTACCAACACTACTAGGAGCAGCGCTAGCTTATCGTCTCCCAGGAGAAAGTGGATTTAGTTGGGTCACATTACTGCTCACGTTGTGCACAATTATTCCAGTACATGGGGCCGGCAATGTTGTTAAtacttattttgattttgtcaaAGGAATAGATAACCGTAAATCAGACGACAGGACTTTGGTTGATCATATATTAAGCATAGATGAAGTTGTGTCCCTTGGAGCTATACTTTATATGGCTGGATGTGTGTTTTTTGTGTTGTTAGTTATAATGTCACCAGCTAGAATGGAACATTTAGCTCTAGTGTATTTTGGAGGCTTATCATCTTCATTTTTGTATACTGGGGGTATTGGATTAAAGTATATTGCTCTGGGGGATATTATAGTTCTAGTCATATTTGGACCTGTGTCTGTGGTGTTTGCTTTCCTTGCTCAGACAGGAAGAGTTGACTGGCCTATTTTTTACTATGCGATACCATTGGCTCTAAATACAGAGGCTATACTGCATAGCAATAATACGAGGGACCTAGAAGCTGACAGTAAAGCAGAAATTGTCACTCTTGCTATTCTAATTGGAAGAACAGCATCTCATTTATTATATgcatttttactatttactcCATACATCATGTTTGTAGTTGCTTCAGTTCGCTGTTCCTTATGGTTTTTATTGCCAATGCTCACTCTACCTCGTGCATTTGAAATTGAAAGAAGATTTAGATGTCCAGAATCTATGCAATATGTTCCCAGACAAACTGCTAGACTTAATTTCTATTTTGGAATGTTATATATGATTTCATGTCTATTTGCTAATAAACTACCGTTCCTTTtgaggtaa